The sequence TCACTCATCGTGAGTTGCGTCTGAGCCAGTTGTTGCCGAACAAGCACCTCAAGTTGGTGTGCTGCTGTGACATCACGGAAAAGATGGACGACCGTCGGAGGCTGGTTGTCTTCGCTGGGAAGGGCCACACAGCTTACATCGATCCACAGCGGTTTGCCCGTCCTCGTCCGCGTAGCCATCTCAAAATGCTGAATCAGGTCTCCACGGCTCAAAGTCATCTTGAGTGGACAGGGCCACTGACAGAGTTGATTGCCGTTGCTGTCGCGGCCATTGAAAAACTCGCGGCACTGTTGTCCGACGACCTGCTGCGCAGACGCTTCCAGGATCTTTTCGGCAGCAGGATTGCAAAACAGGATTTCCCCGGTCGGCGCACTGACAAATACACCATCGGCGGTCTCCGCGAAAAGTCTAAAAGCGGCTTCCCGTGGCTCCATAGATTGTACGTCCCCGGATTCGCCTCGCGGACTCTCTCTATTAACCGCCGGTCGATCCTCACCCCTACGGCGAGACTTTGCCTCGCCGCTGGAACCATCGTTAGGTCGCCGGTCCGGCCGATGGATTCGTCCCGAATGTTTCGATCCATTGCCTGGATGTACCATGGTCTTACTATAACGAGTGTCGATGGAGCCTGTCAAGCTGAAAAGAGGTGTACACCCGCAGGCTGAAGAAAACCCTTGACAGCGGGCTGCGGGCTGTGCAATAGTCACGCCCAACCTACGATCTATGTCCTACTGCACGTCCCCCAAAGAGGTTGGGGAACCCGCGTACACCGCGAGGATCGTCTCATCGGGGCGGAGGCTTTTGGGCGCCCCGCATCAGCAAAGCGCTCTGAATTCGAGAGCACGGTGGTCAACCTAAAGAAAAGAGCAGAGGGAGGAGGATCATGGCGCAGAGAAGGTGGTGGGTTCGTGGTGCGGTCTTAGGCAGCGCCTTGCTGCTTACCCCGGTGGGGGCATGGGCCGACAAGCTCACAGAGCTTGAGCAAGCCTTTGAGACGCAGCAGAAGTCGCTGCAGCAGTTGCAGCAAGAGATGCAGCGGCTGCGACAGGAGCGAGTCACGCAGCAGGAAGAGGTAACCAGGCGCGTGATGGAGGTGGAGAAGAAGGCCGCGGACGCCGCAGCTTCATCGCTCCAAACCGGATTTGACCCATGGCCAGGGAAGGGGTTCTACCTGAAGTCGGCCGATGGTCAGCACCGGCTGAACATTGGCGGCTACGTGCAGACCTTGGCGCAAGTTGAGGCGTCTAGAAATGAAGAGGATGTCACGCCAGCGGGCAGCGGAGGGGGCCTAAACGACAGGCAGGCAGCGATCAATCGACACCGCCCCAGCACGCTGAAGTTGCACCGCGTCCGGGTCATCTTCAACGGCACGATCTTCAGGGATTTCGGCTTCCACATCGAGCCGGAGTTCACGGGCGGTGCTTCCGGCACCCGGATCGAAACCGGCTTTGTGACCTACACCTACATGCCTTGGGCCCGGGTAACCGTCGGGCAGATGCGGCATCAGTACAGCCTTGAGCAGGGCATGGCCACGCAGGACCTGGACTTCGCCGCTCAGCGGTCATTTGTCAACAGGGCCTTCTCTCCTGACCTGCAGATGGGTATCCTCCTTAACGGCAATACGAAACTCGCCGACATGCCCATCTACTACGGGTTCGGTATCTTTAACGGATGCGGCCGGGTCGATCAGTGCCCAGGCAGCGTGGATAACGATGGTGACAAGGAGTACACGGGCCGGATGACGATCTCGCCCCCGATGCCCATGGGGAATCTCACCGTCGGCGTGAACGCGGACTTCCGCACCTTCAACATCGTACGGGGCAGTGGCGCGACCGACACCAACGGCGTGACGAACCCTGTCGGTGGCGGCTCCAAGTTCCACCGCTTTAACCCGGTAAGCACGCTGGGCGACAAATTTGGAGGTGACGGTAACGGCACCAGCCAAAACGGTTTCCTCATCAACGGCGACCGCGTCACTACCGGCGCCGACATCGTATTTGACTTCTATCCGTTCATCCTCAAGGGCGAGTTCCACTACGCCTCTCAGGAGCGCGACGGATTGGGAACGGGCAGCAACACGAATCTCGATGACCTCCGCATGATGGGCGGCTATGGCACGCTCGGCTATTGGGTCTTCGGCAACAAGCTGAAGGGCCTGCTGGTCAACGGCCGCTACGAGCACCTGCGGGTCGATGACACCAAGGGGAGCTTCACTCCCTCTAGTGCATCTCCCAATACAGAGCGGGAGTTGAGGGTGCGCGCCGGAACGCTCGGTTTGACCTGGTATGCCAACCCCAACGTTTTCGTGCGGGCCAACTATCTGCTGACCGACGTCACGCCGGGGAAGAACGTCTTTGGAGTGAGCAACAACACGCAAGGTGAGCTGACCCATCAGGGTATTGCCGAACTGATGGTCAGATTCTAACGTTTTCTTGAAGCAGGCTCTTCGCCGAAGGCTCCCCTTGCATATTTGGGGAGCCTTCGGCGTCTTATACACGATGTCTGTAACGAAAGAAAGGGAGGTAGACGATCATGAAGTTCATCACATTAGCGAAGGTCAGACCTGGCGCGTGGGCGAGGCTGGCACACGATCTTCCCGCTGCCTGTTACGAGGGGATGAAGTCGGCCCATGTGGTCTACGGCCAATATGATGTGGTATTCGAGTGGGAAGCCAAGGATCTGGAGACGGCCAATAAGATCATGAAACATATGACCGGATCCGATCTCCTCACATCCGAGACGTTGGTCGTTGCGTCCACCCTGAAGGAGTTCGGTCAGATATAGACGGCGCTCGGCACAAGACGCAAACACGCAACGGTCTGGCTTTGCACCCAAAGGTTGCATGGCGCGGTTCACCGGGAAAAAGTTCAACTAGTGCTTGATTGCAATAATACCCGTAACGTCATTCCCGCAGTCCTTAAGCGGGAATCCATTGATTCTACTGGATACCCGCTTCGGCGGGTATGACGATTTATGCGCGTCAACTATTGCAATTAAGCACTAGCCCCTTCCAAGAAGATTACAACTACTCGCCTCCGACGCTTTCTCGTCTCCCCAAGGGCCCGCCTCGGCTTATTCAACGCGCAACAGTAGGCTTGACAAACTCATACACATGCTTTATTCTGGCTTTGTTTAATTCAGCCCGAGCCATACACCAGCCATCCGGGTCAAGAGCGAGGCGCGCACCGGCTGGTCGTGCTGGCGACCTCCCTAGATCGGTCGCAAGCACGCCGATGAGAGAAAATTGGAGGGCTGACGATGGCAATACAAGGGATTGGTAGCTAAGAACGTGTCTTTTTTCATAACGTCTCGAGAGCTTGACAGCCGATTTCGGGGCGTCGGGACGGCACAAAGGAGGTCATTGCCGTGAACAAGCGTTATGTCAAGATTGCGGGTATCGTCGCCATGATCCTTGTGGTCACGGCTGTGGCCTTTCTCCCGTTTTACTCGAACCGCCAGAAATCTTCTACACAGGTTATCTTCAGCGACTTCATGGATTTGGTGGAATCGGGACAGATCGCCGGCACGGTGATCTTCAACGAAAACACCCATACGATTTATGGCCATGTGGCGTCCGGGCAGCATCTACGCACCGTCTACAGCAAAGAGGCCACCGCGTCTCTCCAGGAGCTCCTGAAATCCAAAGGGATTCGCTTTGCGGTGGAACCGCAAAGCGGAGGCTCTATTTGGGTTGGCCTGTTGTTCAACTTCCTGCCGTTCCTGTTGATTATCGGTTTGTTCGTAATGATGAGCCGTCGGTCCCAGATGGGGGGAGGAGGCGGCCCCATGTCGTTCGGTAAGTCCAAGGCGAAGCTACATGACGCGTCTAAACCAAAGGTGACATTCGCGGATGTGGCGGGT comes from Candidatus Methylomirabilis lanthanidiphila and encodes:
- a CDS encoding LuxR family two component transcriptional regulator; protein product: MEPREAAFRLFAETADGVFVSAPTGEILFCNPAAEKILEASAQQVVGQQCREFFNGRDSNGNQLCQWPCPLKMTLSRGDLIQHFEMATRTRTGKPLWIDVSCVALPSEDNQPPTVVHLFRDVTAAHQLEVLVRQQLAQTQLTMSEKNVSPVGELTRRELQIVTLMRTGATTAAIAEQLFISKTTVRNHIQNIFSKLKVHSRLEAVAYVNEMARREPATRTETGQTPSVTTEPPKVA
- a CDS encoding Phosphate-selective porin O and P; amino-acid sequence: MAQRRWWVRGAVLGSALLLTPVGAWADKLTELEQAFETQQKSLQQLQQEMQRLRQERVTQQEEVTRRVMEVEKKAADAAASSLQTGFDPWPGKGFYLKSADGQHRLNIGGYVQTLAQVEASRNEEDVTPAGSGGGLNDRQAAINRHRPSTLKLHRVRVIFNGTIFRDFGFHIEPEFTGGASGTRIETGFVTYTYMPWARVTVGQMRHQYSLEQGMATQDLDFAAQRSFVNRAFSPDLQMGILLNGNTKLADMPIYYGFGIFNGCGRVDQCPGSVDNDGDKEYTGRMTISPPMPMGNLTVGVNADFRTFNIVRGSGATDTNGVTNPVGGGSKFHRFNPVSTLGDKFGGDGNGTSQNGFLINGDRVTTGADIVFDFYPFILKGEFHYASQERDGLGTGSNTNLDDLRMMGGYGTLGYWVFGNKLKGLLVNGRYEHLRVDDTKGSFTPSSASPNTERELRVRAGTLGLTWYANPNVFVRANYLLTDVTPGKNVFGVSNNTQGELTHQGIAELMVRF